The Episyrphus balteatus chromosome 4, idEpiBalt1.1, whole genome shotgun sequence genome includes a window with the following:
- the LOC129918097 gene encoding E3 ubiquitin-protein ligase Topors-like produces MHQFCFKCLLDCSKVKPECPLCKQTFKSNIHNVKSFDQFEEYLVQQPVPVPPNPYSFAPFTIPAHLYPRLPSLYNRPVHIYMDDLAMNTLDLTGTSSSTSNNANANVIRSSSTYYRRILPPPSQLLDMYSQETIQGETGSGSLSQLWRRYVYDRKLFALPECSYL; encoded by the exons ATGCATCAATTCTGTTTCAAGTGTTTACTTGATTGTAGCAAG GTCAAACCAGAGTGTCCTTTGTGCAAGCAAACCTTTAAATCCAATATACACAATGTCAAATCATTTGACCAGTTCGAGGAGTATCTGGTGCAACAGCCAGTGCCGGTACCACCAAATCCGTATTCGTTTGCTCCATTCACAATACCAGCACACCTTTATCCAAGACTGCCATCATTATATAATCGACCTGTTCACATCTATATGGATGATTTGGCCAT gAATACATTGGATTTAACAGGAACATCATCTTCGACATCAAATAATGCCAATGCTAATGTGATTCGTAGTAGTTCGACGTATTATCGAAGAATACTGCCACCACCGTCTCAGTTGTTGGACATGTATAGTCAAGAAACTATACAAGGCGAGACGGGCAGTGGTAGCTTGAGTCAACTATGGAGAAGATATGTTTATGATAGAAAATTGTTTGCACTGCCAGAGTGCTCTTATTTATAG